Within the Myxococcaceae bacterium JPH2 genome, the region ACCCAGCGCATCCCCTCCCCTCTGCGCACCGCTTCCAGGTCGCGCGCGAGCTTCTCGCGCATCTGCTCAATCCGGTGGATGAGGCGAAAGCCCAGGTAGCGCCCCACCTCGGGGTCGCCGTAGATGGCCGCGAGGGCCTCGGCGTCCGCCAGCTCTGGCGCGCGCAGGCGCAGGCGCTCGGTTCGAAGCTCGGGAATGGGCTCCAGGGGACGCGGCGGCATGGGGGCCTCGGCGGCACGGAAGACGACCCGCCAATGTAGCCCCCGCGCACGCGCAGGAAGGTGTCCCTGGAAACCGGGCGCCCAGTGCTCAACGCCCGGGCACGTCGACCCCAGGACACCTCACTCCGAGCGCATCGCCTCGACGGGATCGAGCTTCGCGGCCCGGGCCGCCGGATAGATGCCGAACACCAGCCCCACGCCGCAGCTCATGACCAGCGAGAGGACCACGGCCCAGACCGGCACCTGCATGGGGAACAGCAGCACCCACTGCCCCAGGAACGTCAGCCCGAAGCCGAGCGCCACCCCCAGCGTGCCGCCAATCAGGGACAGCAGGATGGCCTCGGTGGCGAACTGCCCGAGGATGCGGCGGCGCTTGGCGCCCAGGGCCTTGCGGATGCCAATCTCCCGCGTCCGCTCGGTCACCGACACCAGCATGATGTTGAGGATGCCGATGCCGCCCACCACCAGCGACAACAGGCACACGCCCACGCCCGCCAGCGCGATGACCTTCGAGAGCTGGTTGAAGGACGCGGTCATCGACTCGTTGGTGTGAATCTCGAAGTCGTTCGCGTCGCGCGGCGTCAGGTCGCGGCGACGGCGCAGCAGGTGCGTCACCTCGTCCTGCGCCTTCTGGAACACCTGGCCATCCCGAGCCTGGATGTCGATGTCGAGCGAGCGGTTCTTCCCGTAGAGCTGCTGGAAGACCTTCATCGGGACCGTCACCTGGTTGTCCAGGCTCATCATCCCCATGAAGCTGCCGCGCTTCTGCAGGATGCCAATGACGAGGAAGGGCCGCCCCTGGATGCGCACCTCGTAGCCCACCGGGTCCACCCCCGGGAACAGCGCGTCCGCGACATCGAGCCCCAGCACCACGACCGGGCGCCCGTCCAACGACTCCGTCTCGTTGAAGAAGCGACCCTCCGCGACGGACACCCCGCTCGTCAGCGGATACGAGGGCTCCGTCCCCACCACGCGCACGGACGGCCGCGTCTCGCGCGCCGAGGTGGCGACCTTCTGCCCGCCCTGATCATCCATGGGCGTGGCCGCGAGCACGGACGGGCAGCCCTCCTGGATGGCGCGCACCTCCTCCATCCGCAGGTCCTTGCGCTTGGCGTACTTGGCCCAGTTGAAGCGCCCGAACCCGGAGGGCCACTTCGTCACCTCGAAGGTGTGGGCCCCCAGCCCGCCGAGGTCCCGGTTCACCTTGACGCTGAGCCCCTCGATGAGGGCCATCATCGTGATGACCGTGGCCACCCCGATGACGATGCCCACCAGCGTCAGCAGGGAGCGCAGCGGGTTCCCCAGGAACGTGCCGAGCGCCAGCCGAAGGTTGTCCCAGAACGCGCGCATGAGGCCTACTCGTAGCGGAGCGCTTCCACCGGGTCCAGGTTCGCCGCGCGGGCCGCCGGCCAGATGCCGAACAAGAGCCCCACCACCGCCGCGAACGCCACCCCGCTGAAGACCGTCTCCGGGCGCACGTCCGCCGCCAGGGGGGTGATGAGCGAGATGATCTTCGCCGTGCCCAGCCCCACCACCGTCCCGAGCAGTCCGCCCACCGCGGACACGCTCGCGGCCTCCATGAGGAACTGGAGCACGATGGTGCGCCGCCGAGCCCCCAGCGCGCGCCGCACGCCTATCTCGCGGGTCCGCTCCCGCACGGACACCAGCATGATGTTCATGATGCCGATGCCGCCCACCAAGAGCGTGATGAGGCCCACGCCCACCGCCACGCCGTAGAGCGCGCGCGTGAGCTGCTCATACGTCTGCGCGAGCGTGTCCGGCTTGTTGATGGAGAAGTCGTCGGGCTGATCCGCGGGCGTGCCCCGCACGCGACGCACGATCCCCACCAGCTGATCCTCGTACTGCTTCACCTTGCCCGCGTCCTCCACCGCGATGGCGATCTGCATGGGCCGGCCCTTGCCGAAGCTCGCGTAGAAGGTCCGGAAGGGCACCAGGACGACCAGGTCCAGGTTCTCCTCCACCACCTTCCCCTTCTTGGCCAGCGTCCCCACCACCTGGAACGGCCGGCCGTCCACGCGCACGGTCTGCCCCAGGGGGCTGATGCCCGGGAAGAGCGAACTGGCGACCTCCGCGCCCAGCACCGCCACCGGCCGCGTCACCTCGTCGTCCGAACTCGTGAGGAAGCGGCCCGTGGCCACCTCGTAGCCCGACACCGAGAGGTACTCCTCCATCACGCCAGTGATGCGCACGCTGGACACCTGCGCATCGCCGCGCGCGACGTCCGACACCCGCTGCACCGCGGGCGAGATGGCGCTGATGAACGGTGCCTGCGCGCGAATTCGCGCCACCTGCTCCAGCGTGAAGTTCTTCCGGTTGCGGAAGAGCCACCAGTCCCCTCGGAAGACCCAGGGGAACTTGGACACGTAGAGGGTGTTGGCCCCCAGCGTGGCCAGCTGGTTGTGGAACGACGTGTTGAGCCCCTGGATGATCCCGACGATGGCCAACAGCGTGGCCACCCCGATGCCAATGCCCAGGGTGGTCAGCACCGTGCGCATGCGGTTCGCGCGCAGCGAGAACAGCGCGATGCGCCCGCCTTCCAGCACGTCCACCCGGAAGCCTTGGCGAAAGCTCATGCGCCTCCCGTCACCGCCGCCACCGCCGCCCCCGTGCCCAGCGCCACCTCGCGGCCCGGACCGTCCGCGACCACCTCGCCGTCACTCAGGCGAATGGCGCGTGGACACCGCGCCGCCAGCTTGGGCTCGTGCGTGACGAGCACCAGCGTGTGGCCCGCCTTGTGGAGCTGCTCGAAGAGACGAACGATCTCCTCGCCCGTGGCCGAGTCCAGGTTGCCCGTGGGCTCGTCCGCCAGGAGCATGGACGGCTCGGACACCAGCGCGCGGGCGATGGCCACGCGCTGGCGCTGACCGCCGGACAGCTCGTTGGGCCTGTGGTGCATGCGGTGCGTGAGCTGCACCTTGTCCAGCGCCGCCTTGGCTCGCTCGCGCCGCTCCCGGGCCGGCACGCCCCGGTACACCAGCGGCAGCTCCACGTTGGCGAGCGCCGTCTCGCGGGGCAGCAGCTGGAACGTCTGGAAGATGAAGCCGATCTCGACGTTGCGGATGACGGCGAGGTCGTCGTCATCCATGCGCGACACGTCCTTGCCGTTGAGCAGGTAGCGGCCACTGGTGGGAGTGTCCAGGCAGCCCAGCACGTTCATGAGCGTGCTCTTGCCAGAACCTGACTGGCCGATGATGGCCACCCACTCCCCTCGCGCCACGCCGAACGAGATGCCGCGCAGGGCGCGGACCTCCTCGCCACCCACGAAGAAGACGCGGGTGAGCTGCTCCACCTGGATGAGCGCGGACTGACGGGTGCCGCTGGCTTCGCTCACGACTTGCTACCGCCCTTCATGCCGCCACCGGCGCCCAGCTCAGGCTCGCGCACCGAGTCCCCCGGGTTCAGCTCCTTGGACAGCGTGCGGTAGGGGCCCTCCACCACGCGGTCGCCGTCGTGAAGTCCCTCCACGACCTCCAGCTCCGTGTCGGACGCGATGCCCGTGCGCACGCGCCGCACCTGCGCCTTGTTGTCCCCGTCCACCACGAAGACGACCTTGGCGAGCGCCTCCGTGCGGCGCTTGGCCGTGAGGGTGTCTCCCTCCACGGGCGGCTTGTAGTCCGGCAGGCTGCGCTCGGCGCGCACCGTGACGGCCTGGATGGGCACCAGGAGGGTGTCCGCATGCGTCTCGGCGCTGATGCGCGCCTCGGCGCTCATGCCCGGGAGCACGCTCGGCGGCCGCGAGTCCAGCGCCACCGTGACGGGGAAGCTCGTCACCTCCGCCTCCGTGCCCGCGTTCTTGATGAGCGCCTTCTGGGCAATCTCCACCACCGAGCCCTGGAAGGTCTGCCCCTCCAGCGCGTCCATGGTCACCTCGGCGGGCTGGCCCGTCTTGAGGTGCACCACCTCGTGCTCGCCCACCTCGAACTTGACCTCCATCACGTTGAGCGCGGCGATGGTCATCACCACGTCCTCGGAGAAGTCCGAGCCACGCACGCGCTCACCCACCTCGCGCGACATCTCGATGACCGTGCCGTCGATGGGGGACTCCAGCGTCGTCTTGGCGAGGTCCGTGGCGGACTGCTCCAGGAACGCCGCGTTCTGCGCGAGCCGCTGCTTGGCCGCGGCCACCTTCGCCTCGGCCGTGTCCAGCGTGGCGCGCGCCGTCTCCAGCTCCGCCCCGGACGCCAGGCCCTTGTCGGTCAGGCCCTGCACGCGCCCGAGTTCGGCGCGCGTGCGAGCCGCGTCCACCTCGGACAC harbors:
- a CDS encoding ABC transporter permease, whose protein sequence is MRAFWDNLRLALGTFLGNPLRSLLTLVGIVIGVATVITMMALIEGLSVKVNRDLGGLGAHTFEVTKWPSGFGRFNWAKYAKRKDLRMEEVRAIQEGCPSVLAATPMDDQGGQKVATSARETRPSVRVVGTEPSYPLTSGVSVAEGRFFNETESLDGRPVVVLGLDVADALFPGVDPVGYEVRIQGRPFLVIGILQKRGSFMGMMSLDNQVTVPMKVFQQLYGKNRSLDIDIQARDGQVFQKAQDEVTHLLRRRRDLTPRDANDFEIHTNESMTASFNQLSKVIALAGVGVCLLSLVVGGIGILNIMLVSVTERTREIGIRKALGAKRRRILGQFATEAILLSLIGGTLGVALGFGLTFLGQWVLLFPMQVPVWAVVLSLVMSCGVGLVFGIYPAARAAKLDPVEAMRSE
- a CDS encoding ABC transporter permease, whose protein sequence is MSFRQGFRVDVLEGGRIALFSLRANRMRTVLTTLGIGIGVATLLAIVGIIQGLNTSFHNQLATLGANTLYVSKFPWVFRGDWWLFRNRKNFTLEQVARIRAQAPFISAISPAVQRVSDVARGDAQVSSVRITGVMEEYLSVSGYEVATGRFLTSSDDEVTRPVAVLGAEVASSLFPGISPLGQTVRVDGRPFQVVGTLAKKGKVVEENLDLVVLVPFRTFYASFGKGRPMQIAIAVEDAGKVKQYEDQLVGIVRRVRGTPADQPDDFSINKPDTLAQTYEQLTRALYGVAVGVGLITLLVGGIGIMNIMLVSVRERTREIGVRRALGARRRTIVLQFLMEAASVSAVGGLLGTVVGLGTAKIISLITPLAADVRPETVFSGVAFAAVVGLLFGIWPAARAANLDPVEALRYE
- a CDS encoding ABC transporter ATP-binding protein — protein: MSEASGTRQSALIQVEQLTRVFFVGGEEVRALRGISFGVARGEWVAIIGQSGSGKSTLMNVLGCLDTPTSGRYLLNGKDVSRMDDDDLAVIRNVEIGFIFQTFQLLPRETALANVELPLVYRGVPARERRERAKAALDKVQLTHRMHHRPNELSGGQRQRVAIARALVSEPSMLLADEPTGNLDSATGEEIVRLFEQLHKAGHTLVLVTHEPKLAARCPRAIRLSDGEVVADGPGREVALGTGAAVAAVTGGA
- a CDS encoding efflux RND transporter periplasmic adaptor subunit; this translates as MKWWKAVIAGGLALGAAAITAGGLRERPPPTQEVQLSRVRKGSITRTITGAGKVQAATTVKISSNLSGDLVELAVKAGDIVKKGQVLGRIDKRRYEASVKQAQASVNASKAEVQVSEVDAARTRAELGRVQGLTDKGLASGAELETARATLDTAEAKVAAAKQRLAQNAAFLEQSATDLAKTTLESPIDGTVIEMSREVGERVRGSDFSEDVVMTIAALNVMEVKFEVGEHEVVHLKTGQPAEVTMDALEGQTFQGSVVEIAQKALIKNAGTEAEVTSFPVTVALDSRPPSVLPGMSAEARISAETHADTLLVPIQAVTVRAERSLPDYKPPVEGDTLTAKRRTEALAKVVFVVDGDNKAQVRRVRTGIASDTELEVVEGLHDGDRVVEGPYRTLSKELNPGDSVREPELGAGGGMKGGSKS